From one Drosophila subpulchrella strain 33 F10 #4 breed RU33 chromosome 3L, RU_Dsub_v1.1 Primary Assembly, whole genome shotgun sequence genomic stretch:
- the LOC119554121 gene encoding uncharacterized protein LOC119554121 gives MFAETALISNSIEVSGKQSLTGASTNMKKLLRTIKKIFKNSKPSKEIPISNVLYSCATEEEHQNWLNEQLEAKKISLLC, from the coding sequence ATGTTCGCCGAAACAGCTCTTATTTCCAACTCGATCGAAGTGTCGGGGAAGCAATCTCTCACCGGCGCCTCTACCAACATGAAGAAGCTGCTGAGGACCATCAAGAAGATCTTCAAGAACTCTAAACCTTCAAAGGAGATCCCGATCTCCAACGTCCTTTACTCCTGCGCCACTGAGGAGGAGCACCAGAATTGGCTCAACGAACAACTTGAAGCCAAGAAAATCAGCCTTCTCTGCTGA
- the LOC119554398 gene encoding uncharacterized protein LOC119554398 has product MFAEAALISNSIEVSEKPSLTGASTNMKKLLKTIKKIFKNSKPSKEIPISNVLYSCATEEEHQNWLNEQLEAKTISLLC; this is encoded by the coding sequence ATGTTCGCCGAAGCAGCTCTTATTTCCAACTCGATCGAAGTGTCGGAAAAGCCATCTCTCACCGGCGCCTCTACCAACATGAAGAAACTGTTGAAGACCATCAAGAAGATCTTCAAGAACTCTAAACCTTCAAAGGAGATCCCGATCTCCAACGTCCTTTACTCCTGCGCCACCGAGGAGGAGCACCAGAATTGGCTCAACGAACAACTTGAGGCCAAGACAATCAGCCTTCTCTGCTGA